The Paenibacillus uliginis N3/975 genome has a window encoding:
- a CDS encoding spore coat protein: protein MQFQQPQNHQNIETGMVPPQMNHGGHEMFDVHEVLAGSINTMNTYTMLSGHVQDPELRDILQRQKQFMADEYNITLECFKSGQDPSKPTQSYKMKQRNDFTFGMKPSQPKKPMQSTAEINDETIALSMLSAVKSGSTMKTNAAMESTNPVVRRVLADSLPNCIEMAYEISLYQNKHGYYQVPQLSQQDMQQMQNGYALAPVQPQMSGKLSPH, encoded by the coding sequence ATGCAATTCCAACAGCCACAAAATCACCAAAACATTGAAACAGGTATGGTTCCACCACAAATGAACCATGGCGGTCATGAAATGTTTGATGTCCACGAAGTATTGGCAGGATCAATCAATACAATGAATACTTATACCATGCTGAGTGGGCACGTACAGGATCCAGAGCTTCGGGATATCTTGCAACGCCAGAAGCAATTTATGGCTGATGAATATAATATCACCTTAGAATGTTTTAAATCAGGACAAGATCCTTCAAAACCGACGCAAAGCTATAAAATGAAACAGCGAAATGACTTTACTTTCGGAATGAAACCAAGTCAACCGAAAAAACCAATGCAGTCTACTGCCGAGATAAACGATGAAACCATTGCGCTCAGCATGTTAAGTGCAGTTAAATCGGGTTCTACAATGAAAACAAATGCTGCTATGGAATCAACGAATCCGGTAGTACGTCGTGTGCTTGCTGATTCCCTTCCCAATTGTATTGAAATGGCTTATGAGATCTCGCTTTACCAAAACAAACATGGCTACTATCAAGTACCACAGCTTTCCCAGCAGGACATGCAGCAAATGCAAAATGGTTACGCCCTTGCTCCCGTGCAGCCGCAAATGTCTGGTAAACTGTCTCCTCACTAA
- a CDS encoding malate:quinone oxidoreductase, giving the protein MSNIQKKTDVILIGAGVMSATLGSLLKELAPEWEIKVFEKLEKAGEESSNEWNNAGTGHAALCELNYTSEKSDGSVDISKAIKINEQFQLSRQFWSYLVNSNLIRNPQDFIMPIPHMSLVQGEENVTFLKKRFEALSNNPLFQGMEYSDESEKLKEWIPLIMEGRTSNEPIAATKIDSGTDVNFGALTRMLFDHLESNNVEIHYKQSVKNIKRTSDGTWEVKVHDIDSGKIEYHTAKFVFIGGGGGSLPLLQKTGIPESKHIGGFPVSGLFLVCNNPEVVAQHHAKVYGKAKVGAPPMSVPHLDTRYIDNKKALLFGPFAGFSPKFLKTGSYFDLIGSVKPNNVLTMLAAGVKEMALTKYLIQQVLLSNEKRMEELREFIPNAKSEDWEIVVAGQRVQVIKDTDAGKGTLQFGTEVVSAADGSVAALLGASPGASTAVHVMLEVLEKCFPQHMKEWEPKIKEMIPSYGVSLVENPELFQEIHTSTAQTLSLSEKELVYS; this is encoded by the coding sequence ATGAGCAACATACAGAAAAAAACAGATGTTATCTTAATTGGTGCCGGAGTGATGAGCGCGACTTTGGGATCATTACTGAAAGAATTAGCACCTGAATGGGAAATCAAAGTGTTTGAGAAACTCGAAAAAGCAGGAGAAGAAAGCTCTAACGAATGGAATAATGCGGGCACGGGTCATGCTGCCCTGTGTGAGCTTAACTATACATCCGAAAAATCTGACGGATCTGTAGATATTAGCAAAGCTATAAAAATTAATGAACAGTTTCAGCTTTCAAGACAGTTTTGGTCTTATCTTGTAAACAGCAATCTGATTCGTAATCCGCAGGACTTTATCATGCCAATACCTCATATGAGTTTAGTACAAGGGGAAGAAAATGTAACATTTTTGAAAAAACGTTTTGAAGCGCTGTCAAACAATCCTCTGTTTCAAGGGATGGAATATTCCGATGAATCTGAAAAACTGAAGGAATGGATTCCGTTAATCATGGAGGGCCGTACATCGAATGAACCGATAGCGGCAACAAAAATCGATTCTGGCACGGACGTCAACTTTGGCGCTTTAACGCGCATGCTGTTTGACCACTTAGAGAGTAATAACGTTGAGATACACTACAAGCAAAGTGTTAAGAATATTAAACGTACTAGCGACGGCACGTGGGAAGTGAAAGTGCATGATATCGATAGCGGTAAAATAGAGTACCATACTGCAAAATTCGTCTTTATCGGCGGTGGGGGCGGAAGTCTACCTTTACTACAAAAAACCGGTATTCCTGAGTCAAAACATATTGGAGGGTTCCCGGTAAGCGGGCTATTTTTGGTATGTAACAATCCGGAAGTTGTAGCACAGCATCATGCAAAAGTATACGGTAAAGCTAAGGTTGGTGCTCCTCCAATGTCTGTTCCGCATCTGGATACAAGATATATCGACAACAAAAAAGCATTGTTGTTTGGACCGTTTGCCGGCTTCTCACCAAAGTTCTTAAAAACGGGTTCCTATTTTGATTTGATAGGTTCCGTAAAACCGAATAATGTCTTAACTATGTTGGCCGCAGGTGTAAAAGAGATGGCATTGACAAAATACCTGATCCAACAAGTGTTGTTATCGAATGAAAAGCGTATGGAAGAATTACGCGAGTTTATTCCGAACGCTAAAAGCGAGGACTGGGAAATAGTAGTAGCGGGCCAACGTGTGCAAGTTATCAAAGATACGGATGCCGGTAAAGGAACACTTCAATTTGGTACGGAAGTTGTTAGTGCCGCTGATGGCTCGGTAGCTGCATTGCTCGGTGCTTCTCCGGGTGCTTCTACTGCCGTTCACGTTATGCTTGAGGTATTAGAAAAATGTTTCCCGCAACATATGAAAGAATGGGAACCGAAAATAAAAGAAATGATTCCTTCTTATGGCGTGTCACTAGTGGAAAACCCAGAGCTTTTCCAAGAAATTCATACATCAACAGCGCAGACGCTTAGTCTAAGCGAAAAAGAACTGGTCTATAGTTAA
- a CDS encoding M24 family metallopeptidase, which translates to MNNQDTRIPTYSLAERDRRWNIANQLMEEEHVDVLIVYGDREGAFPAVFNPDTYFTNERPGSIVIFPKNEEPISVVFLATAVEDHIQAGYTNTQGWIRPENMYVGKMGAHIVKIMEERGLTNKAFGVIGLEPYPPYYFDGAMPYNTWQTILKGLPNATFKPVGHKFFALSSVKSQEEIEVLKWSANVGEKMCQAMLEATKPGVRENEIYAAGMNACATHVGFTTTILMGSGPEFVGWGLPAWTYRPEEPRVIQEGDIILAEVFSSFGMLETQHQPSIAVGAVHPDFERAAAAARQSYENGVKELRHGATFGDVVKAMNEPMREAGGWHVHPLIHSISPFGLIGVGDEIARLPEAREYGKVLPIPSIGLETELKTGMVFAFEPNCAIGKKVINLGGTVIVGEAGGIELNKNSTQLMRATW; encoded by the coding sequence ATGAACAATCAAGATACTAGAATCCCTACCTACTCACTTGCGGAAAGAGATCGTAGATGGAACATTGCAAATCAGCTAATGGAAGAAGAGCATGTGGATGTATTGATTGTGTATGGAGATCGAGAAGGTGCGTTCCCTGCTGTATTTAACCCGGACACCTACTTTACGAATGAGCGTCCAGGTTCTATTGTCATTTTCCCTAAGAATGAAGAGCCGATCTCTGTTGTCTTTTTAGCCACTGCTGTGGAAGATCATATTCAAGCTGGATATACGAATACGCAAGGCTGGATACGCCCGGAAAATATGTATGTCGGAAAAATGGGTGCGCACATCGTCAAGATTATGGAAGAGAGAGGACTTACAAATAAAGCATTTGGTGTGATTGGCTTAGAGCCTTATCCTCCCTATTACTTTGATGGAGCCATGCCCTATAATACTTGGCAAACGATCCTAAAGGGATTACCGAATGCGACCTTTAAGCCTGTGGGACACAAATTTTTCGCACTGTCTTCTGTGAAAAGTCAGGAGGAGATCGAGGTATTAAAATGGTCTGCGAACGTTGGGGAAAAAATGTGCCAGGCGATGCTTGAGGCAACGAAGCCAGGCGTGAGAGAAAATGAGATCTATGCGGCAGGGATGAATGCTTGTGCGACCCATGTCGGGTTCACGACAACGATATTAATGGGATCAGGACCAGAGTTCGTAGGATGGGGACTGCCCGCATGGACATATCGACCAGAGGAGCCGCGGGTGATCCAAGAAGGAGATATTATTTTGGCCGAGGTATTTTCATCATTCGGAATGCTAGAGACGCAGCATCAGCCTTCAATCGCTGTGGGAGCTGTGCATCCGGATTTTGAGCGGGCGGCAGCGGCAGCGAGACAATCGTATGAGAACGGAGTAAAAGAGCTGCGGCATGGGGCTACCTTCGGAGACGTGGTCAAAGCGATGAATGAGCCGATGCGTGAAGCAGGAGGCTGGCACGTTCATCCGCTTATTCATTCCATCAGTCCATTTGGTCTTATTGGGGTTGGTGATGAGATTGCACGGTTGCCTGAGGCGAGAGAGTACGGGAAAGTGCTGCCGATCCCATCCATAGGGTTAGAGACCGAACTCAAGACAGGAATGGTGTTTGCATTTGAGCCGAATTGTGCGATTGGTAAGAAGGTCATTAATCTTGGCGGAACGGTGATCGTGGGTGAAGCTGGGGGAATTGAACTAAATAAAAATTCTACTCAGCTGATGAGGGCAACTTGGTAA
- a CDS encoding CerR family C-terminal domain-containing protein — protein MNTNLSSDMNKGNEDSTQTRLLEAGLRIFGLHGYEGVRTRTLADEAGVNQSAIPYYFGGKKGLYLAVARRLTAAVQDDFLKQALIETEEIEKRSKEEAAEALKKVMTQFSKTMIGNHEANARSVFIAREQLQPTEAYDILYEQFFQPLHQMIAVLVGKLMDLDAKDPKTILIAHAIVGQSVAFSVAKETYFRRQGIQDLDEAHVALIAKELGEMSIRTCSGYSH, from the coding sequence TTGAATACAAACCTAAGCAGTGATATGAATAAAGGAAATGAAGACTCTACCCAAACTCGTTTATTAGAAGCAGGGCTACGGATCTTTGGATTACATGGCTATGAAGGCGTACGTACGCGGACCCTTGCAGATGAAGCTGGTGTGAACCAATCGGCGATTCCGTATTATTTCGGTGGAAAAAAAGGATTGTACTTAGCGGTTGCCCGTCGCTTGACAGCAGCCGTTCAAGATGATTTTTTGAAGCAGGCTCTAATTGAGACAGAAGAGATTGAGAAACGGTCAAAAGAAGAAGCCGCAGAAGCTCTTAAAAAAGTCATGACGCAATTTTCCAAGACGATGATTGGCAATCATGAAGCCAATGCAAGAAGTGTATTTATCGCAAGAGAGCAGCTGCAGCCTACAGAGGCTTATGACATTTTGTATGAACAATTCTTCCAGCCACTACATCAGATGATTGCCGTCTTGGTGGGTAAATTAATGGATCTAGACGCAAAAGATCCAAAAACGATATTAATCGCACATGCCATTGTTGGACAATCGGTTGCGTTCTCTGTAGCGAAGGAAACCTATTTCAGACGCCAAGGGATTCAAGACTTGGATGAAGCACACGTTGCTTTGATCGCAAAGGAGCTTGGCGAAATGTCGATTCGTACATGCAGCGGCTATTCTCATTAA
- a CDS encoding glycosyltransferase family 2 protein: MKAIVSGVALLVSIYIIAQFNLTNSLLISVLIISQLVTLFFTAYQTIISTLGMLWKRGTGYLNNTVGRRYALVVCAHNEEQVVGDIVNNLQQLDYPRELYDIYVIADNCSDNTARIVRDLGAIAMERHDKTKVGKGYGIEWFLDKLWGLEDEGKHYDAVAIFDADNLVTTNFLKQVNAKMDADHEVIQVYIDSKNPNDTWITRSYAFSYWATSRIYQLARENIGFSAQLGGTGMVFSASVLKEMGWEAKSLTEDLEFTVKYHLERNKRVAWLHTAKIYDEKPLKFKQSFAQRIRWMKGHFDCAFRYFKPLVKNIVKGKGSRLASLDILIYLIQPTKIVLATSGFGFFFLSLFDPLPNYIQKYVLNVWWAILIPYYALPFIGLVLEKQGKRAWWFIQTYLFSLSWIPIVVYSFFRRNEKTWNPTQHTRSMSIEEVFKEVR; this comes from the coding sequence ATGAAGGCAATAGTATCTGGGGTCGCATTACTTGTTTCAATTTACATTATCGCTCAATTTAATTTGACGAATTCTCTTCTAATCAGTGTTTTGATTATTAGTCAACTTGTAACATTATTCTTTACGGCTTATCAAACCATAATCTCTACTCTTGGAATGTTGTGGAAACGTGGCACAGGATACTTGAATAATACGGTAGGGCGTAGGTATGCACTGGTTGTATGTGCTCATAATGAAGAGCAGGTTGTAGGTGACATCGTAAATAACCTACAGCAATTAGACTATCCTAGAGAGTTGTATGATATTTATGTCATTGCTGACAATTGCTCGGATAACACAGCGCGTATCGTTCGTGACTTGGGAGCCATTGCAATGGAACGTCATGACAAAACTAAAGTCGGTAAGGGTTACGGCATCGAGTGGTTTCTTGACAAGTTATGGGGATTAGAAGATGAAGGTAAACATTATGATGCTGTAGCTATTTTTGATGCAGACAATCTTGTTACAACAAACTTCTTAAAGCAAGTAAATGCAAAAATGGATGCCGATCATGAAGTAATCCAAGTCTATATTGACAGTAAGAATCCTAATGATACATGGATAACACGATCTTACGCTTTTTCTTATTGGGCAACAAGTAGGATTTATCAGTTAGCTCGAGAAAATATCGGTTTCAGTGCGCAACTAGGCGGTACAGGTATGGTCTTTAGTGCTTCGGTATTAAAGGAGATGGGGTGGGAGGCAAAGTCACTCACTGAGGATCTTGAGTTTACAGTTAAGTATCATTTAGAAAGAAATAAACGTGTAGCATGGTTGCATACGGCGAAAATTTATGACGAAAAGCCATTGAAATTCAAGCAGTCTTTTGCTCAGCGCATTCGATGGATGAAAGGGCATTTTGACTGTGCATTTCGTTATTTCAAGCCTTTAGTTAAAAACATAGTTAAAGGAAAGGGTTCACGCTTAGCTTCACTCGATATTTTGATTTACTTAATACAACCAACAAAGATCGTGTTAGCTACGAGTGGCTTTGGATTCTTTTTTTTATCTTTATTTGATCCTTTGCCAAACTACATACAAAAATATGTTTTGAACGTATGGTGGGCTATACTTATCCCTTATTATGCCCTACCATTTATAGGCCTTGTACTTGAAAAACAGGGTAAGAGAGCATGGTGGTTTATTCAGACATATTTATTCTCATTATCGTGGATTCCCATTGTAGTTTATTCCTTTTTCCGCAGGAATGAGAAAACATGGAATCCTACACAGCATACACGTTCAATGAGTATTGAAGAGGTGTTTAAAGAAGTTAGATAA
- a CDS encoding aldehyde dehydrogenase family protein, translated as MDYSKLGKQFIGGEWRDGKSGKTLPDINPYNDEVITAFQIASVADIDDAYQAAYKAKLEWDKVNPYNKRDILENAVKYIEAHEEEITSIIIQELGGTRLKAAFEIGLVKNMIKEAATFPLRMEGKILPSTEDGKENRLYRIPAGVVGVISPFNFPFFLSMKSVAPALGAGNGVVLKPHEDSPITGGTLIGKIFEEAGVPKGLLNVVVTDIKEIGDAFVEHPIPRIISFTGSTKVGSYIGQLAVKNFKKPLLELGGNSAFIILEDADIDYAVQAATFSRFTHQGQICMSANRILVQKTIYQDFVDKYREKVSTLTTGDPSDPQTIIGPVINNRQAETLQKLIEKGIEQGAVPLVQGKITGRMVEPTVLVNVKPDMVVAQEELFGPVVCIIPFETEEEAIEIANDTRFGLSGAIHTSNLERGVEIAKKVHTGMIHVNDVTINDEPIVAFGGEKQSGLGRLNGEWSLDEFTTMKWISVNYGQRKFPY; from the coding sequence ATGGATTACTCAAAGTTAGGAAAACAATTTATAGGTGGGGAATGGAGAGATGGCAAGAGCGGTAAAACGCTGCCTGACATCAATCCTTATAATGATGAGGTTATCACGGCTTTTCAAATAGCCAGCGTTGCAGACATTGATGATGCTTATCAAGCTGCCTATAAAGCTAAGCTGGAATGGGACAAGGTTAACCCATACAATAAACGCGACATCCTTGAGAACGCTGTTAAATATATTGAAGCGCATGAGGAAGAGATTACGTCCATTATTATTCAAGAGCTGGGTGGAACACGGCTGAAGGCAGCATTTGAGATCGGTCTTGTGAAAAATATGATTAAGGAAGCGGCTACGTTCCCGCTTAGAATGGAGGGTAAGATTTTGCCTTCTACAGAGGATGGTAAGGAGAACCGTCTGTACCGGATCCCAGCCGGCGTGGTTGGGGTTATCAGTCCGTTTAACTTCCCTTTCTTCTTGTCTATGAAGTCAGTTGCTCCAGCGCTGGGTGCCGGCAATGGCGTGGTGCTGAAGCCGCATGAAGATTCACCCATTACGGGTGGAACTCTGATCGGCAAGATTTTCGAAGAAGCGGGTGTACCGAAGGGCCTATTGAATGTTGTGGTGACAGATATTAAGGAAATTGGCGATGCGTTCGTCGAGCATCCGATTCCAAGAATCATTTCCTTCACGGGTTCGACTAAGGTCGGAAGCTATATTGGCCAACTGGCAGTCAAGAACTTCAAAAAGCCGCTACTGGAGCTCGGCGGGAATAGCGCGTTCATTATCCTGGAGGATGCGGATATTGACTACGCGGTACAAGCTGCGACATTCAGCAGATTCACGCATCAAGGCCAGATCTGTATGTCGGCCAACCGGATTCTTGTACAGAAGACAATCTATCAGGATTTTGTAGATAAATACAGAGAGAAGGTCTCTACGCTTACAACAGGTGATCCGAGTGATCCGCAGACCATCATTGGACCAGTCATCAACAACCGTCAGGCAGAGACACTGCAGAAGCTGATTGAAAAAGGCATTGAGCAGGGTGCTGTTCCCCTGGTGCAAGGTAAGATTACCGGTAGAATGGTAGAGCCTACAGTCCTCGTAAATGTCAAACCGGATATGGTTGTAGCTCAAGAGGAGTTGTTCGGCCCGGTTGTGTGTATCATTCCGTTCGAAACGGAAGAGGAAGCCATTGAAATTGCCAACGATACGCGTTTTGGGCTTAGCGGGGCAATTCACACCTCCAATCTTGAGCGTGGTGTAGAAATAGCGAAGAAGGTCCACACTGGTATGATCCATGTGAACGATGTCACGATTAACGACGAGCCGATTGTAGCTTTTGGCGGAGAAAAGCAGTCCGGTTTGGGCCGTTTGAATGGGGAATGGAGCCTGGATGAGTTTACCACGATGAAGTGGATTTCGGTTAACTACGGACAAAGGAAATTCCCGTACTAA
- a CDS encoding methyl-accepting chemotaxis protein, producing MNNVTEGQTQHELIKAFVRVAPLLKSLTNDDITVGIYDTEKLIINIPGNTFSLNVSPGDPLMEGDIVTDAIRNNTALSAVVPKELFGFPLAARAIPLHDEQGRVIGGVGMGTSLEKANKLFEMAESFSAIVEQTTASIEDISQSVSHLTDRVTEVTNQMKDVSSSAQQIGKISTAVKEISDQSNMLGLNAAIEAARAGEVGRGFSVVADEIRKLATSSKENVDQINGITKNIQELLLGLNHAFSDIHTLTGSQSGAIQEFTATIQEISIKAEELAQVAEETLFLKENSQ from the coding sequence ATGAATAACGTGACTGAAGGGCAAACACAGCATGAGCTGATCAAAGCCTTTGTAAGGGTAGCTCCACTGCTGAAAAGTCTCACTAATGATGATATCACAGTTGGCATTTATGACACGGAGAAGCTGATCATCAACATTCCGGGCAATACCTTCTCGCTGAATGTCAGTCCGGGGGACCCGCTTATGGAGGGGGACATTGTAACAGATGCGATTAGGAATAATACAGCTTTATCGGCTGTCGTTCCGAAAGAGCTGTTTGGTTTTCCGCTTGCTGCACGCGCAATACCGCTGCATGACGAGCAGGGCAGGGTTATCGGTGGTGTAGGCATGGGTACAAGCCTCGAGAAAGCGAATAAGCTTTTTGAGATGGCCGAGAGCTTTTCCGCTATTGTCGAACAGACAACTGCGTCCATTGAAGATATCAGCCAATCCGTTTCTCACCTTACCGACCGTGTGACCGAAGTAACAAACCAAATGAAGGACGTTAGCTCCAGTGCGCAGCAGATCGGTAAGATTTCCACTGCTGTTAAGGAGATTTCGGATCAGAGTAACATGTTAGGGCTTAATGCTGCCATCGAAGCGGCAAGAGCAGGGGAAGTGGGAAGAGGCTTCTCAGTCGTTGCCGATGAGATTCGGAAGCTGGCGACGAGTTCTAAAGAGAATGTGGACCAGATTAATGGCATCACTAAGAATATTCAGGAGCTTTTGCTGGGGTTAAATCATGCTTTTTCTGATATTCACACTCTAACAGGTAGCCAGTCAGGGGCGATTCAGGAATTCACTGCAACGATCCAGGAGATTAGTATTAAAGCAGAGGAATTAGCGCAGGTTGCTGAAGAAACACTTTTTTTAAAAGAAAACAGTCAATAG
- a CDS encoding DeoR/GlpR family DNA-binding transcription regulator, whose protein sequence is MFQEHRLLKILDYLKQHQSMSVGEICSIFQVSRDTARRDIVKLVQEGVVVRTHGGVALPELQKELASYQDRLIEESTSKNDIGKLGAKLIRDHETVFLDVSTTVQFVAEHIQAKQITAVTHSIDNVGILSKRDDLSIYVLGGYLHTQNRLLYGPSVIDKISEIRADKAYIGATSIQPDGLYYPYEEDVRVKKEMAKQSDQVILVVDHTKFASKSRFKLDFDYVDIIVTDQSISSEMREVLDQKNITLIECTTINPKDGAE, encoded by the coding sequence GTGTTTCAAGAACATAGGTTATTGAAAATTCTTGATTACTTAAAGCAACATCAATCGATGAGCGTTGGGGAAATTTGCTCAATTTTTCAAGTATCCAGAGATACGGCGCGAAGAGATATTGTCAAGTTGGTTCAAGAAGGTGTCGTTGTTCGGACGCATGGAGGGGTAGCTCTTCCAGAACTTCAGAAGGAGCTCGCTTCCTATCAAGATCGTCTTATTGAGGAATCCACCAGCAAGAACGATATTGGTAAGCTTGGAGCCAAGCTGATTCGAGATCATGAGACGGTATTCTTGGACGTATCGACAACGGTCCAATTTGTCGCGGAACATATTCAGGCGAAACAGATTACTGCCGTTACACATTCCATTGATAATGTAGGCATTCTCTCCAAACGAGATGATTTGAGCATTTATGTGCTTGGGGGCTATCTGCATACCCAGAACCGCCTATTATACGGTCCTTCCGTCATCGATAAGATTAGTGAAATTCGAGCTGATAAGGCGTATATTGGGGCAACGTCTATTCAGCCAGACGGACTCTATTATCCCTATGAAGAAGATGTTCGTGTGAAGAAGGAAATGGCCAAGCAATCGGATCAAGTGATCCTTGTTGTGGATCATACGAAATTCGCATCAAAATCAAGATTTAAGTTGGATTTTGATTACGTGGATATTATCGTGACAGATCAGTCTATTTCCAGCGAGATGAGAGAAGTATTAGATCAGAAAAATATCACACTGATTGAATGTACAACAATTAATCCTAAGGACGGAGCTGAGTAG
- the nagA gene encoding N-acetylglucosamine-6-phosphate deacetylase — MNNKIIQHVNVVLPHQILPSATVWVTDGKIERIETQEAQQFDEGYERIDGNGMWLIPGMIDVHIHGANGYDMMDGTEASIQEVSQTCATTGCTSFLATSVSSTMEDLLNMIRCVKSVIGREQGAKIAGIHLEGPYLNPKRKGMQNEKYLRHPDLDEMKLIFQEAGSLIKMVTIAPELPGGLELISYLKDQGVVIAVAHSDATYEEAKEAFGAGASHVTHCFNGMRPIHHRDPGLIVAAFEEPHVSLQAIVDQVHLHPAIIRLMHRIKGPEGMVLITDALQAMGLGDGEYLFGGHHVTVSEGIARLADGTLASSTVTMNEALRLTVENGISLTDAVQMASTSPARILGLSNKGKMEIGYDADFVLLNEKYEVQWTMIEGQLV, encoded by the coding sequence ATGAACAACAAAATCATTCAACATGTCAACGTAGTGCTTCCACATCAAATACTACCTTCCGCTACAGTCTGGGTCACAGACGGGAAGATCGAGCGAATTGAGACGCAAGAAGCTCAGCAATTCGACGAGGGGTACGAACGGATAGATGGTAATGGGATGTGGCTCATTCCTGGGATGATAGATGTTCATATCCACGGAGCCAATGGCTACGATATGATGGATGGCACGGAGGCTAGTATTCAAGAGGTATCCCAAACATGTGCTACAACCGGATGCACGTCGTTCTTAGCGACATCCGTAAGTTCAACGATGGAAGATCTGCTGAACATGATTCGCTGCGTGAAATCGGTGATTGGTCGTGAGCAAGGGGCGAAGATCGCCGGCATTCACTTGGAAGGTCCCTATTTGAATCCGAAGCGTAAAGGGATGCAGAATGAGAAGTATCTTCGTCATCCTGATCTCGATGAAATGAAGCTTATTTTCCAGGAAGCCGGTTCACTCATTAAAATGGTGACGATTGCTCCGGAATTACCGGGAGGTTTAGAGCTAATTTCCTACTTAAAGGATCAAGGGGTTGTCATTGCCGTTGCGCACTCCGACGCCACGTATGAGGAAGCAAAGGAAGCATTTGGAGCAGGCGCGAGTCATGTTACACATTGCTTTAACGGAATGAGACCGATTCATCATCGAGACCCCGGTCTGATCGTTGCCGCATTCGAGGAACCGCATGTAAGTCTGCAAGCGATTGTCGACCAAGTCCATCTTCATCCTGCGATAATCCGCCTGATGCATCGCATCAAAGGGCCGGAAGGGATGGTACTGATTACAGACGCACTTCAAGCGATGGGACTGGGCGATGGAGAATACTTGTTTGGCGGCCACCATGTCACTGTATCCGAGGGGATTGCAAGGCTAGCGGACGGTACTTTGGCATCGAGCACGGTGACGATGAATGAAGCGTTACGATTAACCGTAGAGAATGGAATATCCTTGACAGATGCTGTACAGATGGCTTCGACATCGCCTGCTCGTATTCTAGGTTTGTCGAACAAAGGGAAGATGGAAATCGGCTACGACGCGGATTTCGTCCTCCTCAATGAGAAGTATGAAGTACAATGGACGATGATTGAGGGGCAATTGGTCTAA
- a CDS encoding BlaI/MecI/CopY family transcriptional regulator yields the protein MNQIPPITDAELEIMRVLWAKPDCPSSEVVKQMTDRMGWSPNTTRTLLSRLVQKEAAGAKLEKGSKRTQLFYPIISEQEYLQSETKSFMKKLYGGALKPMLANFLQDKKLNAQEIEDLKALFDENRSDGEAAKREP from the coding sequence ATGAATCAAATACCACCGATTACGGATGCAGAGCTGGAAATTATGCGCGTATTGTGGGCAAAGCCGGACTGCCCTTCCAGCGAGGTCGTAAAGCAAATGACGGATCGAATGGGGTGGAGCCCCAATACGACCCGGACGCTCCTTAGTCGTCTGGTGCAGAAGGAAGCAGCGGGTGCGAAACTGGAAAAGGGTTCGAAGCGCACCCAACTATTTTATCCTATCATCAGCGAGCAGGAGTATCTGCAGTCCGAAACCAAATCCTTCATGAAAAAACTTTATGGGGGAGCTTTAAAGCCGATGCTGGCCAACTTTTTGCAGGATAAAAAACTGAATGCGCAGGAAATCGAGGATCTAAAGGCTTTGTTTGACGAAAACCGCAGCGACGGGGAAGCAGCAAAGAGAGAGCCCTGA